The sequence CCACGAGACCTAATTTGCCCTCCACCCTCTACGCCCGTCTCCCTTACGTCCTCCGGGGGAGTCGGGCCTTTCTTAAAGGGTCGGCATCTTGATCGTTACACAGGCAGTGGTAGTTGTATCGTGACACGCTCCTTGGGGTAACGGTTCAACACATAGGATAAGGCCGTATTATGGGCGTGAGGCACTTCAAGCGGTGAGGGGAGGGGAATATTTCGGAATATAACAGCTGTTTCGGTGAGAAGCCGAATACGCAGGTAGGGGCCGTTTTGGCCGTGTTTGAGATAGGCACGCACGTCCATGCGACGACTATGCGTGTTCTCAATAACTGTATCAATACAAAATCATAGGGAGTTCTTTGGTGATATTCGAAATCGATGACGACAGATTGAACCAGCTCGCGTTGATGAATCCGCAGGATGCCAACGAAGAATTTAAACGAACACTGAAAGATACCGGTGGGCTGACGGGTTTCTGCAACGACCATGATCTTTCGTGGTCTCAATTATCGCATAAGCTTGACCGGAACAAGAAAACGGCTCGTCTTCATTTTGACGATGTTGTGGCTATCGTTCGTGCCGGCAACCCGACGTACATTGACTACCTGGTTTCTCAACTCCCCGATCCCAACGAATTTCTGACACCTCAAGGGCTTCCCGAGATGCGCAGCCATATCAACGCGTTGCTGCAATTTCTGGCTCATTTTTCGGCCGAGGTGTCGGCCCTCGACCAAGACGGCAAAGGCATCGACGCCCTGAATGCGCAACATCTCTACGAGGACGCCTTTGCGTTGTATCGGCGAATCACGGCTGTCATGGCCGGGCTTCGTCCACATTTCCAGTCGCAGGACCGTGAGATTCTGGCGCAACGAGGAGACGAGGCATGAGCGATACCATCATCTATTCCTTTCTCCCTTTCTCCTCTCATGAATCCCCTCTCACTCCAGATCCTCTTCTTACCGACTTGCAACGTCGCAACTCCGAACTTGTCGAAGAAAACCAACTGTTACGCGCCGTCATTGAACGATACGGCACATCCGTTGCCGTTCTCATTCAGGCCACGGGGGAAGCCGTCGCAAAACACCCGACGTTTCCCAAACATCATGAAGGCATTGCTTCGCGGCTCGGTGAGGAGGTTATGGAGTTCTTCCAGGCGGTGAATGACCACTGTGAAGACGGGGCTCCTGCAGAGGATGTGTGGAAAGAATTGACCCATGTCGGGGCCGTTGTATTGCGTGCGTTGAATGTGTTGGAGAGTTCGCCACAGGGCAACACGTAGGGGATTGTTATGGGCAAAGCTCCAGCGTTTCAATTCTATCCGAAGGACTGGCTGTCCGACGCAAGCGTACGCATGTGTTCACCGGCAACGCGTGGCATTTGGATCGATTGCTTATGCCTCATGTGGGATGCACCGGAAAAAGGAATCCTCTCCGGGACTCCTGAACGTCTTGCTCGTTCCTTGGGATTGTCTCGTGAGGAGTTTCAGAACTTCCTTGATGAGGCGAAAGAAACGAACTTGGCTGACATTGTTATCGAAAACGATGTCACAGCATGTCACGGTGCGTCACATCAATGTCACGCCGTGGTCACGATCATCAATCGCCGGATGTCACGAGAGCAAAAAGTCAAAGATAGCGCCAGGATACGGAAGAAAAACCAGCGTGAACGCGAAAAGTCACAGGCCGGTCACGCGACATGTCACGCTGAAGTCACGCCCCCTTCTTCTTCTTCATCTTCAACTGCAAAAAAAGAGAGAAATAAACATAGCGCGTGCGCGCGCGAGCCTGCCCCGCCAGATTCCCAAAGCGAACCACCGAACCCGGCGCAATCTGCCGAACTCGAACTCGAGCAAGCTGGTATTGAGCCGTACAGCCTGGAATTCCTTGAATTTTGGGAGGCTTACCCGAACAAGGTCGGCCAGGATGACGCCTGGATCGCCTGGAAAGAACTCAAGAAAAAGCGCCAGCATCCGGGGATCGGCACCTTCCATACCGCCCTTTTAGCGCAAGGCAAGTCAGCTCGTTGGCAGCAAAACGGCGGGCAATACATCCCCGATCCGGCAAACTGGCTCAAAAAACGGCGTTGGAAAGACAAGCTTCCAGAAGCCTGTGTCACGCACGATGTCACGGCGATGTCACGCGGACAATCGCGTGACGGTCTTGTGCCCAAAACGTTTGCCCAACACCAAGCCGCAGAACAAGAAGATCAAGCGCTCATCGCGCTGGAATATATGCGAGGTCAAAACGATGCCAAGCAAAAGTGCAATAGTGGGAGAACTGGCGAAATTCTCCTTGGTTTACCAACGTCGTAGCAGTGCAGCTCTTCAAGCCTTGGTTGAAATTTGGTCTGAAGATCTGGCTGAACTCAACGACGAGGCTTTGATACAAGCCTGCGCTCTGGCCAGAAAGAAGTGCAAGTTCTGGCCGACTCCGGCGGAACTCTTGGAATTTCATGAACAGGCAACGCCGACGTATAACATCACTTTTATCCCGCTTCCCGAATCGCCGAAAGATGTCGAAGTCATGGCGCAACGCAACGCAGGTCGTGCGCGAGATATTCTTCGTGCACTCAAAACCGGTGAACGACCGGATTGGATTGGCGCACTGGATCGGCAACGCGGACGGGTCCAGTGAAACCCTGTGACACGAACCCCACATTGCCCTGTATCGGACGTTGGGGCTGGTGTTTAGGACGATGGGATTGGGGGAAGTCTGTAGGGTGTGATCCGCCTCCGTTGCGGAGTGAATATGAACACTGCCCATGGATTGGGAGTGTGCAAGTGTGGTTGAAACGGACGAACAGAGGGAAGAGGGCGTTGATATGAAAAAATTTGTACATAAGAATGCAATTTTTGCTGTTGAAAACCCAAGAGAAGAAGTCATTCGAGATCTTCTGCAAGAACCTCGATATGTAGAAGTTCTTCAATTTGGATCACCTGACCAATTAGAATGTGTTGGGCTGTTTGACTTCGGAGGAGAAGAAAAGTGGTTTGACGGGCAAGGATATGAAGTTGTTATCCGACATCTGCTCAAAGAAAACCGGCGACTCCAAGCAGAAAAGGAACAACTCAAAAAAGATGCAGAGCTTCCACAGTATGTAATGGGGAAGCTCTGGGACAGCCTCAATGCAGATGGATTATCTGAGGTGGTGGAGACGATCAAGAAGGACAGAACGTGAAACAAGAACACTGGAGTGCAGCCGAAGCCGCTCAGTTTTTCAAGAGCGGCAAGCGACCGTATCGCGCCCCTCAAGAGAACACGACGGCAGAAGCATCTCCAGGCAATGCTGCGTTGCTCATCCACAAAACCAAAAGGCCACGTAGCGCCGGTATGAACAAAACCGAATCCCGTTTTGTGTGTGAATATTTGGAGCCGCATAAACAAGACGGGGTGCTGAAGCATTGGGAGTACGAGGCGTTTAAAATCCGTCTGGCAGAACACCAATGCTGGTACACGCCGGATTTCATGGCTGTCGATAGTGAGGGAAAAATTTGGATGATTGAAGTGAAGGGCGGGTTCGAACAAGAGGACGCCAGGGTAAAGCGGTTGGTTGCGGCTCGCATGGTGCGCGAGATGGGAATGCGTTTTTTGTTCGCGCAATTGAAAGGGAAAACGTGGACGTATACGGAGTTGTAGGAGGGGGAGGATGGCATTGCCTCATGAATCGGTGTTGCATTTGATAACAGAAGAGATGGTTGTGGATGAGCGTCTTTACCTTGGGTATCAAATGAAATGTTGGCGTTTTTGGAGACCAATACTGGGGGATAGCTACGGAATCTTGAATAAAAAGTCTTTCTTCTGGAAGTTCCAACGCAGACGAGAAGCAATGAAACGTATTTTATCAAACAAAAGGGTACGCTGTGGCCGGAAGCCTGAATAAAGTCATGTTGATTGGTCGTCTCGGGAAAGATCCGGAACTTCGGTACACACAGTCTGGCAGTGCAGTGGCAACAGCCTCGCTCGCTACAGATGAATCGTACAAAGACAACAACGGCAACAAAGTCGACAAAACGGAATGGCACCGGCTAAATGTGTGGAGGCGAAAAAGTAGAAGTATGCTCATACCCAGGCTGTAGCAGAGAAGGCGGCTTATTCATTTATTTTTATAAACATCTTGTTCATTTCATTTGACAAAGTAGTTGTAAGTGCAACAAATTGATCCACACAAAAAAACAAGGAAAACCCATGGCGCTCAATTGGGATGCGATCGAAGCTGATTATCGAGCGGGTGTGCTGAGTAATTGCGCGATTGCGAAAAAATATGGCTGCAGTGAATCGGCCATACGCAAACGCGCGAAACGAGATGAATGGGTAAAAGACCTCTCCGACAAGTATCGTCGCGAGGTGCGAGCACAGTTGGTGCGAGAGCAGGGACGAGTCGCACCTGCGCGTGATACGGCGCGATCTGATGCGGAGATCGTGCGCGAGGCGGCAGCGTCCGGGGTCGAGGTGGTGCGGCAGCATCGGCAGCACCTTTCGCGACTGCTCAATACCGGGAATCGGCTGCTAGATCATGTTGATGCCGTTCTGGAGGCTGAACCAGGGGCTTGCACGCCGAATGATCTCAAGGCGGCAGCGAAGTCGTATGCCGATGCGGCTCGTGCTTTTGCTCAGGCAATACCGTTGGAACGGCAGGCTCATGCGCTTGATGAGCGTAACGACGATGATGATGGGTCGCCGGATTGTATTCAGATTCATGTGGGCAGGGAGTGATCAATTCATGATGGGAGATGGCATTATCTTTCTTTTACGTTTGGTTTTAGTTTTAGTTATACTAATTCCTGTTTTATATATTTCAGATTGTAGCTACAATACAATGCGAGGTGGAGATTTTATATGTGACTATCCTCGTACAGTTATGATAAAAAATAGAAACATTGACTGTAGTAGAAATGGTTGCAAACTCAATATTGAATACAACGAGGATGAAAATGGCATCATGAAGATAAAAACACTTCACCTCCCTACTCTCATAGTGGATTACAATATTGATTTTAACCAAACAGACATTGAACACTTTGATCTTCACCGCTAGTGAAAATGCAAAAGCCATTAGCTGTTGCCAACGAGCTTATCAGTATTGCAAAGGCGGAAGGAAATTCGCCAACTCAAATGAAGCTTCAAAAACTTCTTTTCTTTGCTCATGGCTGGTACTTGGCTCTCAAAGATGAGCCTCTGTTGTCTGAGGATATACAGGCTTGGCCATATGGGCCTGTCATTCCATCTGTTTATCATGAACTCAAGATCTATGGACGAAATACAATTACATCGTTGGCGACGGAAGTTGTTCAGAATCAATCAGGATTG comes from Desulfovibrio inopinatus DSM 10711 and encodes:
- a CDS encoding Panacea domain-containing protein; its protein translation is MQKPLAVANELISIAKAEGNSPTQMKLQKLLFFAHGWYLALKDEPLLSEDIQAWPYGPVIPSVYHELKIYGRNTITSLATEVVQNQSGLTLEPPRVNDPTGYTQSFLRKIWDAFGSYSGLELSKMTHMEGTPWSNARGNNSESSTQRDVVIPNESIKDYFKKIAITS